From Pedobacter sp. MC2016-14:
GGGCTTTTCTTGTTTTATTTAAAACAATATTGCTCTAGCCCGGTTTTATTTTAAAATCATTTACTTAAATAAAATTATGGGAAATTTACTTTATCTAATCGCTGTTATTCTTGTTATCATTTGGGCCATTAGTTTCTTAGGTGGTTATTACACTGGAGGAATTATTCATGCACTTTTAGTTATTGCTGTAGTAGCAATCTTACTTCGGGTGATCAGAAGTGCGTAAATTTTAGGGCAAACTATATTGATTAATACTTAACGGCTGACAATTGTCAGCCGTTTTTTTTTGTCTGGTCGGTAAAATCTGCTTCCCCGTCGGTACAACAGGCTCATTAAACGATTGCTGGATTTTAAGTTGTTTTTTGGTACGTGCTTTGGACTTCATCTTGTAAATACACACCATTAAATTGAACAAAATGAAAAGAATAGTATTCGCTGTAATTTTAGCCGTAGCTTCGGTAAGCAGCATCAGCACTAAAGCGCAAGTAAATGTGAACATCAATATTGCTCAGCAACCTGCATGGGGCCCAACTGGTTATGACCATGTAGATTATTATTATCTTCCGGATGTAGACGCCTATTATTATGTGCCATCCAGACAATATGTTTATCTTGATAATGGCGCCTGGGTATGGAGAAATAATTTGCCATCCAGGTATAGCAATTACGACTTGTATAAAGGATATAAAGTAGTGATCAACAATCCTAAAGCATATTTGTCTCATCAGTCTCACGTACAGCAATATGGTAAATACAAAGGTAACCAGGGTAAACAAGTGGTAATTAGGGACAGTAAAAATTCCAGGCCATCTGTACGCAGTCAATCTGTAAATAACGGAAACAGATCGGAGCGAAAAACCAATAACGGCAAAGGAAATGGCTCCAATAAGGCTAGGGGAAACAGGGGCGGAAATAGATAAATGATGAATTAATATCG
This genomic window contains:
- a CDS encoding lmo0937 family membrane protein, translating into MGNLLYLIAVILVIIWAISFLGGYYTGGIIHALLVIAVVAILLRVIRSA